The DNA region GGCGTCGGCATGGAGCGGCCGCGGCCCTTGGCGTCGAGGAGGTCGGCGACCGCCTCGGGGCTGAAGGCGTCGGCGCCGATGCCGTACACGGTGTCGGTGGGCAGCACGACCAGTTCGCCACGGCGGACGGCGGACGCGGCCTCGCGCAGACCGGTCGAACGGTCGGTCGCGTCGTTGGTGTCGTATCGCCGTGCCATCAGCTGGCCTCCTCGTACACGTACGTCTCGTCGGCGTACATCACGTGCATCGTCTTCTTCGTCGCCGCGGTGGTCACGGCAGCGCCTTGCGGGCGGTCGCGAACCGCGGCCGGTTGTTCAGGTCGGGGTGGTCGGCGGCGTCCGCCCAGCCCCGCTCCTCCGTGAAGATCCACGGCACTTGGCCGCCCTGGGTGTCCGCGTGCTCGACCACGACGACCCCGCCGGGCCGCAGCAGCCGGTGCGCGGTGCGCTCGATGCCGCGGATCAGGTCGAGGCCGTCCTCGCCGGAGAACAGGGCGAGTTCGGGATCGTAGTCCCGGGCCTCCGGCGCAACGTACTCCCATTCCGTCAGCGGGATGTACGGGGGGTTGGAGATGACGAGGTCGACCTGACCGTCGAGCTCGGGGAACGCGTCGCGCGCGTCGCCCTGGCGCAGGTCGACCCTGGACCCCTCGACGTTCTTGCGCGTCCACGGCAGCGCGTCCGAGGACAGCTCCACGGCGTGCACGCGCGAGCGCGGGACCTCCTGCGCCATGGCGAGGGCGATGGCGCCCGAGCCGGTGCACAGGTCGACGATCAGCGGTTCGACGACGTCCATCGCCCGGACGGCGTCTATGGCCCAGCCGACGACCGACTCGGTCTCGGGGCGGGGCACGAAGACGCCGGGCCCGACCTGGAGCTCCAGGTAGCGGAAGAAGGCGCGGCCGGTGATGTGCTGGAGCGGCTCGCGGGCCTCGCGGCGCGCGATGGTCTCCCAGTAGCGGGCGTCGAAGTCCGCGTCCTTGACGGAGTGCAGCTCGCCCCGCTTCACGCCGTGCACGAAGGCGGCGAGCTCCTCCGCGTCGTTGCGCGGCGAGGGCACGCCGGCGTCGGCCAGCCGCTGGGTGGCCTGGGCCACTTCCGCGAGCAGCAGGTTCACGCTGGTCCTCCGGGGGGCGGTTCGTCGAAGGGTGGGCTTACGCGGCGGCGAGCTTCGCTGCGGAGTCCGCGTCGACGCAGGCCTGGATGACGGCGTCGAGGTCGCCGTCGAGCACCTGGTCCAAGTTGTACGCCTTGAAGCCCACTCGGTGGTCGGAGATGCGGTTTTCCGGGAAGTTGTACGTACGGATCTTCTCGGAGCGGTCGACGGTGCGGACCTGGCTGCGACGGGCGTCCGCCGCCTCCTTCTCCGCCTCCTCCTGCGCCGCGGCGAGAAGCCTGGAGCGCAGGATACGCATCGCCTGCTCCTTGTTCTGGAGCTGGCTCTTCTCGTTCTGGCAGGAGGCGACGACTCCGGTGGGGATGTGCGTGATGCGCACGGCGGAGTCGGTGGTGTTGACGGACTGACCGCCGGGGCCCGAAGAGCGGTAGACGTCGATCCGCAGGTCGTTCGCGTGGATCTCGACGTCGACCTCCTCGGCCTCGGGCGTGACGAGCACACCGGCAGCGGAGGTGTGGATGCGGCCCTGCGACTCGGTGGAGGGCACGCGCTGCACGCGGTGCACCCCGCCCTCGTACTTCAGCCGCGCCCAGACTCCCTGGCCGGGCTCGGTGGCGCCCTGGCCGCCCTTGGTCTTCACGGCGACCTGGACGTCCTTGTAGCCGCCGAGCTCGGACTCGGTGGCGTCGATGATCTCGGTCTTCCAGCCGACGCGCTCGGCGTACCGCAGATACATGCGCAGGAGATCGCCCGCGAACAGCGCCGACTCGTCGCCGCCCGCGCCCGCCTTGACCTCCAGGATGACGTCCTTGTCGTCGCTCGGGTCGCGCGGGACCAGCAGGAGACGCAGCTTCTCGGTGACCTCGTCGCGCTCCTTGTCCAGCTCCTTGACCTCGGCCGCGAAGTCCGGGTCGTCGGCGGCGAACTCGCGCGCGGTCTCGATGTCGTCACCGAGCTGCTTCCAGGTGCGGTACGTCGAGACGATCGGGGTCAGCTCGGCGTAGCGCTTGTTCAGCTTGCGCGCGTTGGCCTGATCGGCGTGGACCGAAGGGTCGGCGAGCTTCGTCTCCAGGTCGGCGTGCTCGCCGACCAAATCCTCGACCGCCTCGAACATCGGGGGCTCCTGGTTCTGCGTGAAGGGGCTGCGGGACGGCAAACGCCGGTCCCGGCCACCCCCTGGTGAGGGCGGCCGAAGACCGGCGCAGGTGGCTCGCTACTTCTTGGCGGAGCCGGCAGCCTTGCCGAAGCGGGCCTCGAAGCGGGCCACACGGCCACCGGTGTCGAGGATCTTCTGCTTGCCCGTGTAGAACGGGTGGCACTCGGAGCAGACCTCGGCGCGGATGGCGCCGCCGGAGATCGTGCTACGGGTGGTGAACGACGCGCCACAGGTGCAGCTGACCTGCGTCTCGACGTACTCGGGGTGGATGTCGCGCTTCAAGGTGTCTCCTAGTTTCGGGAGGGCACCGGGTCGCAGACGCGGGATGCGGATGCGTGAACCGGGGCCGACGTACCAGTCTGCCAGGACTGGCCGCATCTGCCCAAACCGGGGTCGGGCCGGAAGTATTCCCGGCCCGGACCCGGGGGCTCCCCGGGGGCTGCCCGCGGGGTCAGTCGCTGGTGACGACCTTGCCGGCGCTGCCCTTGTCGCCCGCCGACTTGTCGGTGGCGGACTTGGGGATGGGCCGGTCGGCCTTGAGGGCGTCCCAGACCTGCTGGTCGGCCTCTTCCAGGGGCACCACGCGGTTGCGGTCGGCCAGGTCGTACTGGACGGGCAGCGTGACCATCTTCATGTCGCCGGAGCCGATGCCCTTGAGGCCGTCTGCGAAGCCCGCCAGGTCCTTGACCGTGTCCAGCTCGGAGTCGGTGGTGATGGCGCTGGTGGCGGAGTCCGCGAGGTCGTAGAGCTTCTTCGGGTTGCCGAAGAGGTTGATGTCCTTGACCTGGTCCATCAGGGCCTTGATGAAGGCCTGCTGCAGCTGGATGCGGCCGAGGTCGCTGCCGTCGCCGACGCCGTGCCGGGTGCGGACGAGGCCGAGGGCCTGCTCGCCGTTGAGGGTGTGGGAGCCCGCCGGCAGGTCGAGGTGGCTGTCCTTGTCCTTGATCGGCTGCTGGGTGGTGATGTCGACGCCGCCGAGGGTGTCGATGAGCTTCTTGAAGCCCGTGAAGTCGACCTCGATGTAGTGGTCCATGCGGATGCCGGACATCTTCTCGACCGTCTTGACGGCACAGGCCGGGCCGCCGACCTCGTACGCCGTGTTGAACATCTGGCGCTGCCCGCCCGGGTCCACCTTGCCGTCGCCGTCCTTGACCGCGCACTCGGGCCGGGTGATGAGGGTGTCGCGGGGTATGGAGACCACGCTCGCCTTCTTGTGGCCCTTGTAGACGTGCACGATCATCGCCGTGTCGGAGCGGGCGGCGCCTTCGTCCTTGCCGTACTTGGCGTTCTTGCCGGAGCGCGAGTCGGAGCCGAGGACGAGGATGTCCTGGGAGCCGTTGTCGATGTTCTCGGGGCGGTCGGTGCCGAGCGCGGCGTTGATGTCGACGCCCTTGATGTTGCCGTTGAGCTTGAAGTACACGTAGCCGAGGCCGGTGCCCCCGAGGACGACCACGGCGGCGGCGGACCACGCCGTGATGACGAGCGCCTTCTTGCGCTTGCTGCGCGGCTTGCGTCGCCGACCGCCCTTGCCGCGGTGCTTCGGCTTCGCGTCGGCGGGGCTGCTCTCGTCGGTCATGCGCTCCTCAGTCCTCGTCGGTCGGGTACCCCCTGCTTTCAGGGCCAGCTGCGGGTTTTCGTCAATTGTCAGACGTGAAAACCGAAAGAAGGGTTGCACAGCGCCCTGTGAGCGCCCCGAGGTCCGATGGCTACGCACCGTGTGCGTCGTCTCGTACTTTTGGCCCCCCACCTGGGGTTTCGCTCAGGAGAGCGCTACCGCCAGTGACCGTAAGAAACTCTTATCCGTGTGGGCAAGGTCTCTCGGCCGGACCGGTCCTCATCAGGACCGACCGGTCTCTCCATGACACCACGACATACGGAAGGGGCCGGTCCTGTCGCCTGACAGGACCGGCCCCTTGCCGGTCGGGCCGCCCGAGGCGGCCGCGCCGGATCAGTCGTTGCCGTTGCCCGGCGCCGGCGTCGTCTTCTGGATCTGGAGCAGGAACTCGGCGTTCGACTTCGTCTGCTTCATCTTGTCCAGGAGGAGCTCGATGGCCTGCTGCTGGTCGAGCGCGTGCAGCACCCGGCGCAGCTTCCAGACGATGGCGAGCTCGTCGCTGCCGAGCAGGATCTCTTCCTTGCGGGTGCTGGACGCGTCCACGTCCACCGCCGGGAAGATGCGCTTGTCCGAGAGCTTCCGGTCGAGCTTGAGCTCCATGTTGCCGGTGCCCTTGAACTCCTCGAAGATCACCTCGTCCATGCGGGAGCCGGTGTCCACGAGCGCGGTCGCGAGGATGGTCAGCGAGCCGCCGTCCTCGATGTTGCGCGCGGCGCCGAAGAACCGCTTGGGCGGGTACAGCGCGGTGGAGTCGACACCACCGGACAGGATGCGGCCGGAGGCCGGGGCGGCGAGGTTGTACGCACGGCCGAGACGCGTGATCGAGTCGAGCAGTACGACCACGTCGTGGCCCAGCTCCACCAGGCGCTTGGCGCGCTCGATGGCCAGCTCGGCGACCGTGGTGTGGTCCTCGGCCGGGCGGTCGAAGGTCGAGGAGATGACCTCGCCCTTCACCGACCGCTGCATGTCCGTGACCTCTTCCGGACGCTCGTCGACGAGGACGACCATCAGGTGGCACTCGGGGTTGTTGTGCGTGATCGCGTTGGCGATGGCCTGCATGATCATGGTCTTGCCGGTCTTCGGCGGGGCCACGATCAGACCGCGCTGGCCCTTGCCGACGGGCGAGACGAGGTCGATGATGCGGGTCGTCAGGACGCCCGGGTCGGTCTCCAGACGGAGCCGGTCCTGCGGGTAAAGGGGCGTCAGCTTGTTGAACTCCGGCCGCCCGCGCCCGGATTCGGGCGCCATGCCGTTCACGGAGTCCAGACGCACGAGCGCGTTGAACTTCTCGCGGCGCTCGCCGTCCTTGGGCTGGCGCACCGCACCGGTGACGTGGTCGCCCTTGCGCAGGCCGTTCTTGCGGACCTGGGCCAGCGAGACGTAGACGTCGTTCGGGCCGGGGAGGTAGCCCGACGTCCGGATGAAGGCGTAGTTGTCGAGGATGTCCAGGATGCCCGCGACCGGGATCAGGACGTCGTCCTCGGACACCTGCGGCTCGCCCGCGAAGTCCTCGCGGCCGCGACGGCCACGGCGGTCGCGGTAGCGGCCACGGCGGCCGCGGCGGCCGCCGCCCTCGTCGTCGAAGTCGTCCTGCGGGCCGTTGTCGCGCTGCTGGCGGTCCTGCCGGTCCTGGCGGCCGCCCTGCTCCTTGCGGTTGCCGCCGCCCTGCTGGTCGTCGCCCTTGTTGCCGCGACGGTCGCGGTCCCGGCCGCGGCCCTGGCGGTCGCGGCGGCCCTGACGGCCCTCGCCCTCGCCGGAGTCGCCCCGGTCGCCCCGGTCGGCCTTCTCGGTCTCCGTCTTGACGGCGCCGGCCTCGGCCTTCGGCTCGCCCTGGGCCTTGGCCTCGGCGGTCACGGTCTCGGGGCTGCCGGCCTCGGCGGTGACGCGACGACGGCCGCGCCCGCCCGTCGACTTGTCCTCGCTCGCCGGCTGGCCGGGGATGTCGATCTGCTGCTGGGCGGCCTTCGGCTGCTCGGCCGGGGCCGCGGCGGCCTCATCGGACTTGGCGGCCTTGGTCGCGGCGGCCTTCTCGGCGGCCTCGCCGGTGCGCGCCCGCGAGGTGGCGCGGCGCTTCGGCTTGGTCTCGGTGTCGCCGGCGGACGCCGTGGCGGGGGCGCTCTTCGCCGGAGCTCCGCCCGCGGCCTGCGCTTCCTTGATGACGTCGATCAGCTGGCTCTTGCGCATCCGGGCGGTGCCCTTGATGCCCAGGCCCGATGCGACCTGCTGCAGTTCGGCCAGCACCATGCCCTCGAGGCCGGTGCCGCGGCGCCGCCGGGACCCGGCCGAAGCACCGGTGGCAGGCGCCGCGGAGGCGTCCGTGGCGGGCGTGTCGGCAGTCACGCCCATCAGATCGGTGGTGTCGCTCACGAAGGGTCCTTCCCTGGAGCGGACGTCGGCCTGTCTGGCTCGGCGACCGGTTGTGCTGTCCGGCGGTCCTTGGTGTGTGGACCGTGCCGGGGCGGTTGTCCGCCAACGCGGCGGAAGAGTTCACAGATGTGGCGATTCCCGCTGCCGGGCCACTGAGGTGCGGTGGTCACTCGGCTCGGTCACGCCGGTTCCGGAGCGTGCTCGGCACCGCTCAGTGCGGGGCACAGAGCAGTTTGGGAGGCTCCCGGAAGGATGGATGTCCCGGACGGGGACACAAAGCACC from Streptomyces flavofungini includes:
- the prmC gene encoding peptide chain release factor N(5)-glutamine methyltransferase — encoded protein: MNLLLAEVAQATQRLADAGVPSPRNDAEELAAFVHGVKRGELHSVKDADFDARYWETIARREAREPLQHITGRAFFRYLELQVGPGVFVPRPETESVVGWAIDAVRAMDVVEPLIVDLCTGSGAIALAMAQEVPRSRVHAVELSSDALPWTRKNVEGSRVDLRQGDARDAFPELDGQVDLVISNPPYIPLTEWEYVAPEARDYDPELALFSGEDGLDLIRGIERTAHRLLRPGGVVVVEHADTQGGQVPWIFTEERGWADAADHPDLNNRPRFATARKALP
- the prfA gene encoding peptide chain release factor 1; this translates as MFEAVEDLVGEHADLETKLADPSVHADQANARKLNKRYAELTPIVSTYRTWKQLGDDIETAREFAADDPDFAAEVKELDKERDEVTEKLRLLLVPRDPSDDKDVILEVKAGAGGDESALFAGDLLRMYLRYAERVGWKTEIIDATESELGGYKDVQVAVKTKGGQGATEPGQGVWARLKYEGGVHRVQRVPSTESQGRIHTSAAGVLVTPEAEEVDVEIHANDLRIDVYRSSGPGGQSVNTTDSAVRITHIPTGVVASCQNEKSQLQNKEQAMRILRSRLLAAAQEEAEKEAADARRSQVRTVDRSEKIRTYNFPENRISDHRVGFKAYNLDQVLDGDLDAVIQACVDADSAAKLAAA
- the rpmE gene encoding 50S ribosomal protein L31, producing MKRDIHPEYVETQVSCTCGASFTTRSTISGGAIRAEVCSECHPFYTGKQKILDTGGRVARFEARFGKAAGSAKK
- a CDS encoding LCP family protein produces the protein MTDESSPADAKPKHRGKGGRRRKPRSKRKKALVITAWSAAAVVVLGGTGLGYVYFKLNGNIKGVDINAALGTDRPENIDNGSQDILVLGSDSRSGKNAKYGKDEGAARSDTAMIVHVYKGHKKASVVSIPRDTLITRPECAVKDGDGKVDPGGQRQMFNTAYEVGGPACAVKTVEKMSGIRMDHYIEVDFTGFKKLIDTLGGVDITTQQPIKDKDSHLDLPAGSHTLNGEQALGLVRTRHGVGDGSDLGRIQLQQAFIKALMDQVKDINLFGNPKKLYDLADSATSAITTDSELDTVKDLAGFADGLKGIGSGDMKMVTLPVQYDLADRNRVVPLEEADQQVWDALKADRPIPKSATDKSAGDKGSAGKVVTSD
- the rho gene encoding transcription termination factor Rho codes for the protein MSDTTDLMGVTADTPATDASAAPATGASAGSRRRRGTGLEGMVLAELQQVASGLGIKGTARMRKSQLIDVIKEAQAAGGAPAKSAPATASAGDTETKPKRRATSRARTGEAAEKAAATKAAKSDEAAAAPAEQPKAAQQQIDIPGQPASEDKSTGGRGRRRVTAEAGSPETVTAEAKAQGEPKAEAGAVKTETEKADRGDRGDSGEGEGRQGRRDRQGRGRDRDRRGNKGDDQQGGGNRKEQGGRQDRQDRQQRDNGPQDDFDDEGGGRRGRRGRYRDRRGRRGREDFAGEPQVSEDDVLIPVAGILDILDNYAFIRTSGYLPGPNDVYVSLAQVRKNGLRKGDHVTGAVRQPKDGERREKFNALVRLDSVNGMAPESGRGRPEFNKLTPLYPQDRLRLETDPGVLTTRIIDLVSPVGKGQRGLIVAPPKTGKTMIMQAIANAITHNNPECHLMVVLVDERPEEVTDMQRSVKGEVISSTFDRPAEDHTTVAELAIERAKRLVELGHDVVVLLDSITRLGRAYNLAAPASGRILSGGVDSTALYPPKRFFGAARNIEDGGSLTILATALVDTGSRMDEVIFEEFKGTGNMELKLDRKLSDKRIFPAVDVDASSTRKEEILLGSDELAIVWKLRRVLHALDQQQAIELLLDKMKQTKSNAEFLLQIQKTTPAPGNGND